The following proteins are co-located in the Salvelinus namaycush isolate Seneca chromosome 31, SaNama_1.0, whole genome shotgun sequence genome:
- the LOC120025950 gene encoding elongation of very long chain fatty acids protein 7-like isoform X2 yields the protein MRRCNKRTVMAFDSLPSRVVLLYDEWLKLADPRTEDWPLMASPMAQTLIVIAYIYFVTTLGPRLMENRKPFDLKNAMVVYNFSIVGFSIYMIYEYLMSGWANGYSYRCDLVDYSSNPLAVRMAWTCWLYYFSKFIEMLDTIFFVLRKKTSQVTFLHVFHHSIMPFTWWFGVKFSAGGMGTFHAMLNCCVHVLMYSYYAVCAMGPAYQKYLWWKKYMTTIQLVQFVMVTVHIGQFVFMKDCPYTFPVLLYIVGLYGLIFLVLFLNFWYHAYTKGKRLPKVAQNSKALQNGNGAHHANGVHHSNRVAKEATNGIFYGTTNRVANGFHHGNGIHKKEK from the exons ATGAG GAGGTGCAACAAGAGAACAGTAATGGCTTTCGACTCGCTGCCCTCCAGAGTAGTCTTGCTCTATGATGAATGGCTTAAACTGGCTG ATCCCAGGACAGAGGACTGGCCCCTAATGGCATCGCCGATGGCCCAGACTCTCATCGTAATTGCCTACATCTACTTTGTCACGACGCTGGGCCCTCGGCTGATGGAGAACCGCAAACCTTTTGACCTAAAAAATGCCATGGTCGTCTACAATTTCAGTATAGTGGGCTTCTCCATCTACATGATCTATGAG TATCTGATGTCCGGTTGGGCCAATGGTTACTCCTACCGTTGTGACCTTGTTGACTACTCCAGCAATCCTCTGGCTGTCCGG ATGGCATGGACCTGCTGGCTCTACTACTTCTCAAAGTTTATTGAAATGTTGGACACA ATCTTCTTCGTCCTCCGCAAAAAGACCAGCCAGGTGACATTCCTTCATGTCTTTCATCACTCTATCATGCCCTTCACTTGGTGGTTTGGAGTCAAGTTTTCAGCAG gtgGTATGGGAACCTTCCATGCCATGTTGAACTGCTGTGTCCACGTCCTCATGTACTCCTACTATGCTGTGTGTGCTATGGGGCCTGCCTATCAGAAGTACCTGTGGTGGAAGAAATACATGACCACTATCCAGTTG GTTCAGTTTGTGATGGTGACTGTCCACATTGGCCAATTCGTCTTCATGAAGGACTGCCCCTATACGTTTCCGGTTCTTCTCTACATTGTTGGTCTCTACGGACTGATCTTCCTGGTTCTCTTCCTCAACTTCTGGTACCACGCATACACAAAGGGAAAGAGGCTGCCCAAGGTTGCGCAGAACAGCAAGGCTCTCCAGAATGGCAACGGTGCTCACCATGCCAATGGGGTTCACCATTCCAACAGGGTCGCCAAGGAGGCAACCAACGGCATCTTCTATGGCACAACCAACAGGGTCGCAAACGGCTTTCACCATGGCAATGGCATTCACAAGAAGGAAAAGTAA
- the ubxn8 gene encoding UBX domain-containing protein 8 isoform X1 — translation MSSSKTSWLLGTLLISILCFVSWKHSIIDVRGAFLLVGRGLLLLGLSTLMLSYFYPRLRSLFSSNTRSTSEYSEDEEAKQRQKQAREELQEKHSEKAFSYQESVLRPRQESSMRKKEERFYRMTGEAWKLTEGEQLGEGESLGQRAQEDVDGTPNQEAVRRRKLPESATRLHPKLEVPPQKRVVVLPEEPAEDAEGVVRVALRCPSGRTIHRRFLKSDSSSVLLDWLLKTGYHPAIYTLCTTYPRQPLVIGKDISMGDAGILTHTVLNVEVKDPSTT, via the exons ATGTCTTCGTCAAAGACATCTTGGCTTTTGGGGACCTTGTTAATATCAATACTTTGTTTTGTTTCTTGGAAACATTCAATAATCG ATGTGAGAGGTGCCTTTCTATTGGTGGGGCGAGGTCTGTTGCTGTTGGGCCTGTCTACCTTGATGCTGTCATATTTTTATCCACGCCTGAGGTCTTTGTTCTCTTCCAACACCCGATCAACATCTGAAT ATTCTGAAGATGAGGAGGCAAAACAAAGACAAAAGCAGGCAAgggaggagctgcaggagaaacACAGTGAGAAG GCCTTCTCTTATCAGGAGTCAGTGCTGAGGCCTCGTCAGGAGTCTTCTATGAGGAAGAAAGAAGAGCGATTCTACCGCATGACGGGAGAGGCCTGGAAGCTGACTGAAGGAGAACAACTTGGG GAAGGAGAATCGTTAGGGCAGAGAGCCCAGGAGGATGTTGATGGGACACCCAATCAGGAGGCAGTAAGAAGGAGGAAACTGCCAGAGAGTGCCACCAGACTCCACCCCAAACTTGAGGTCCCTCCCCAAAAAAGG GTGGTTGTTTTACCTGAGGAGCCAGCAGAGGATGCTGAAGGG GTTGTACGGGTGGCTTTGAGATGCCCAAGTGGAAGAACAATTCACAGAAGATTCCTGAAATCCGACAGCTCCTCG GTTCTTTTGGACTGGTTGCTGAAAACAGGATATCACCCTGCAATCTACACATTATGCACCACCTACCCCAGACAACCCTTGGTCATTGGGAAAGACATAAGCATGGGGGATGCAGGCATTTTAACACACACAGTATTAAATGTGGAAGTGAAAGATCCCTCCACAACCTAA
- the LOC120025950 gene encoding elongation of very long chain fatty acids protein 7-like isoform X1: protein MWEETSQWVDKYGASPTGESFEPDRAATGVYQIEEERETPSSSNRRCNKRTVMAFDSLPSRVVLLYDEWLKLADPRTEDWPLMASPMAQTLIVIAYIYFVTTLGPRLMENRKPFDLKNAMVVYNFSIVGFSIYMIYEYLMSGWANGYSYRCDLVDYSSNPLAVRMAWTCWLYYFSKFIEMLDTIFFVLRKKTSQVTFLHVFHHSIMPFTWWFGVKFSAGGMGTFHAMLNCCVHVLMYSYYAVCAMGPAYQKYLWWKKYMTTIQLVQFVMVTVHIGQFVFMKDCPYTFPVLLYIVGLYGLIFLVLFLNFWYHAYTKGKRLPKVAQNSKALQNGNGAHHANGVHHSNRVAKEATNGIFYGTTNRVANGFHHGNGIHKKEK, encoded by the exons ATGTGGGAGGAGACATCGCAGTGGGTGGATAAGTACGGTGCATCACCAACAGGCGAGTCATTCGAGCCAGACCGGGCAGCGACAGGTGTGTACCAGATAGAAGAGGAAAGGGAGACGCCATCGTCGTCAAACAG GAGGTGCAACAAGAGAACAGTAATGGCTTTCGACTCGCTGCCCTCCAGAGTAGTCTTGCTCTATGATGAATGGCTTAAACTGGCTG ATCCCAGGACAGAGGACTGGCCCCTAATGGCATCGCCGATGGCCCAGACTCTCATCGTAATTGCCTACATCTACTTTGTCACGACGCTGGGCCCTCGGCTGATGGAGAACCGCAAACCTTTTGACCTAAAAAATGCCATGGTCGTCTACAATTTCAGTATAGTGGGCTTCTCCATCTACATGATCTATGAG TATCTGATGTCCGGTTGGGCCAATGGTTACTCCTACCGTTGTGACCTTGTTGACTACTCCAGCAATCCTCTGGCTGTCCGG ATGGCATGGACCTGCTGGCTCTACTACTTCTCAAAGTTTATTGAAATGTTGGACACA ATCTTCTTCGTCCTCCGCAAAAAGACCAGCCAGGTGACATTCCTTCATGTCTTTCATCACTCTATCATGCCCTTCACTTGGTGGTTTGGAGTCAAGTTTTCAGCAG gtgGTATGGGAACCTTCCATGCCATGTTGAACTGCTGTGTCCACGTCCTCATGTACTCCTACTATGCTGTGTGTGCTATGGGGCCTGCCTATCAGAAGTACCTGTGGTGGAAGAAATACATGACCACTATCCAGTTG GTTCAGTTTGTGATGGTGACTGTCCACATTGGCCAATTCGTCTTCATGAAGGACTGCCCCTATACGTTTCCGGTTCTTCTCTACATTGTTGGTCTCTACGGACTGATCTTCCTGGTTCTCTTCCTCAACTTCTGGTACCACGCATACACAAAGGGAAAGAGGCTGCCCAAGGTTGCGCAGAACAGCAAGGCTCTCCAGAATGGCAACGGTGCTCACCATGCCAATGGGGTTCACCATTCCAACAGGGTCGCCAAGGAGGCAACCAACGGCATCTTCTATGGCACAACCAACAGGGTCGCAAACGGCTTTCACCATGGCAATGGCATTCACAAGAAGGAAAAGTAA
- the ubxn8 gene encoding UBX domain-containing protein 8 isoform X2 — MSSSKTSWLLGTLLISILCFVSWKHSIIDVRGAFLLVGRGLLLLGLSTLMLSYFYPRLRSLFSSNTRSTSEYSEDEEAKQRQKQAREELQEKHSEKAFSYQESVLRPRQESSMRKKEERFYRMTGEAWKLTEGEQLGEGESLGQRAQEDVDGTPNQEAVRRRKLPESATRLHPKLEVPPQKRVVRVALRCPSGRTIHRRFLKSDSSSVLLDWLLKTGYHPAIYTLCTTYPRQPLVIGKDISMGDAGILTHTVLNVEVKDPSTT, encoded by the exons ATGTCTTCGTCAAAGACATCTTGGCTTTTGGGGACCTTGTTAATATCAATACTTTGTTTTGTTTCTTGGAAACATTCAATAATCG ATGTGAGAGGTGCCTTTCTATTGGTGGGGCGAGGTCTGTTGCTGTTGGGCCTGTCTACCTTGATGCTGTCATATTTTTATCCACGCCTGAGGTCTTTGTTCTCTTCCAACACCCGATCAACATCTGAAT ATTCTGAAGATGAGGAGGCAAAACAAAGACAAAAGCAGGCAAgggaggagctgcaggagaaacACAGTGAGAAG GCCTTCTCTTATCAGGAGTCAGTGCTGAGGCCTCGTCAGGAGTCTTCTATGAGGAAGAAAGAAGAGCGATTCTACCGCATGACGGGAGAGGCCTGGAAGCTGACTGAAGGAGAACAACTTGGG GAAGGAGAATCGTTAGGGCAGAGAGCCCAGGAGGATGTTGATGGGACACCCAATCAGGAGGCAGTAAGAAGGAGGAAACTGCCAGAGAGTGCCACCAGACTCCACCCCAAACTTGAGGTCCCTCCCCAAAAAAGG GTTGTACGGGTGGCTTTGAGATGCCCAAGTGGAAGAACAATTCACAGAAGATTCCTGAAATCCGACAGCTCCTCG GTTCTTTTGGACTGGTTGCTGAAAACAGGATATCACCCTGCAATCTACACATTATGCACCACCTACCCCAGACAACCCTTGGTCATTGGGAAAGACATAAGCATGGGGGATGCAGGCATTTTAACACACACAGTATTAAATGTGGAAGTGAAAGATCCCTCCACAACCTAA